The segment AGTTTTTCTGCTTTGATTGAAAAACTAAAGGAAGGAATAGCGGACTGGTTGCATCCAGATTTCATAAACATTTAATATAATAATTTTGATATATTTTAATACATTATGAAAGAAAATAGTAACCTAACTGAAAAGGAGGAAAACAATGAAAGAAATAAAAGCAGAAGGTTTACCGTGCCCTGCTCCAGTTTTATTGACAAAAGAGGCTATTGATAAAGGAGAAGACTATATTAAAATAACCGTTGATAATCAAGCCGCAAAGGAAAATGTAAAAAGGTTTCTGGAAGCAAAGCAATTTGAAGTTTCAATTCAAGAGCATGGAAAAATATTTCATTTGATTGGTTCTCGGAAAAATAATGAACCTTCTGCTGAAGCTATTACAGAAAAACTAATATCGTCAGCTAAAAAAATTGTGGTTATGGTTTCTTCAAACCGTATTGGGCATGGAGATGACGAATTAGGAGCAAAACTTATGATTAGCTTTTTAAAAACCCTTAAAGAAATGGGGCATGATCTATGGAAATTAATTTTTGTGAATAATGGAGTTAAACTATGTGTTGAAGATTCTGATGTATTGAATACGTTAAAAGATTTGGAGCATAGCAAAGTTGATATTTTAGTTTGCGGAACTTGTTTGAATCATTTTAATCTTATTAATAAAAAGCAAGTCGGTGACACTACTAATATGCTTGATAT is part of the Desulfobacterales bacterium genome and harbors:
- the yedF gene encoding sulfurtransferase-like selenium metabolism protein YedF encodes the protein MKEIKAEGLPCPAPVLLTKEAIDKGEDYIKITVDNQAAKENVKRFLEAKQFEVSIQEHGKIFHLIGSRKNNEPSAEAITEKLISSAKKIVVMVSSNRIGHGDDELGAKLMISFLKTLKEMGHDLWKLIFVNNGVKLCVEDSDVLNTLKDLEHSKVDILVCGTCLNHFNLINKKQVGDTTNMLDIVTSMQLADKVIHI